TGAGGGTGCTGCTCGCGCTCGGCGGGAACGCGATGACCGGTCCGGACGGCAGCGCCCGTCCCGAGGAGCAGGTGGCCGCCGCAACCGTGGCGATGGCCGCGGTCGCCGAGCTGCTCGCCCGGCCCGACGGTGGCTGGGAGGTGGTGCTGACCCACGGCAACGGCCCCCAGGTCGGCAACCTGCTGGTCAAGAACGAGCTGGCCGCCGCGGTGGTGCCGCCGGTGCCGCTGGACTGGTGCGGCGCGCAGACCCAGGCCACGCTCGGGCTGATCCTGATGAACGCCCTCGAGCACGAGCTGGACCGCCGGGGACTGCGGCGGCGGACCGCGACGGTGGTGACCCGGACCCGCGTCGACGCGCACGACCCGGGCTTCGCGCACCCCAGCAAGCCGATCGGCCGGTTCCTACGTCCCGACGACGCCGCGGTCCTCGTGGAGCACGGCGAGACCTGGCAGGACCGCGGCCCCAAGGGCTGGCGGCGCGTGGTGGCCTGCCCGGAGCCCCTGGAGATCCTGGACGCCGCGGCGGTGCACACGCTGCTGGAGGCCGGCTTCGTGGTGGTCGCGAACGGTGGTGGCGGGATCCCGGTGGTCCGCGACGACGACGGGGTGCACGGCGTCGAGGCAGTCATCGACAAGGACCTCGGGGCGGCGCTGCTTGCCCGCTCGGTCCGCGCCGACGTGCTGGTGATCGCCACCGACGTACCCCACGCGCTGCTGGCCTTCGGCACCCCGCAGGCGCAGCCGGTGGGACGCGTCGGGTGCGGCCGGCTGCGCGCGCTGGCCGCCGAGGGGCACTTCGCGTCGGGCTCGATGGGGCCGAAGGTCGAGGCCGCCTGCCGGTTCGTCGAGCAGGGCGGCCGGTACGCCGTCATCACCGACCTCGCCCACATCGTCGAGGCGGCCGCCGGCCGCTGCGGCACCGTGGTCGTTCCCGACGACGGCGCCGCGCCGTCCGCAGCCGTCCAGTCGACCAGCAGAGGAGACGCACATGCCTGAACCCGTCGAGGTCCGCAAGGTCCCGCTCCTGTCCGTCTCGGACGCGAGCGGGCTCGCCGACCTGATCGACCGCGGGGTCCTGGAGGCGGACCGGGTGGTGGCCGTGATCGGCAAGACCGAGGGCAACGGCGGGGTCAACGACTACACCCGGATCCTCGCCGACCGGGCCTTTCGGGAGGTGCTCGTCGACCGCGGCAGCCGCACCGCAGAGGAGGTCGCCGAGGTGCCGATCGTGTGGTCCGGCGGCACCGACGGGGTGCTCAGCCCGCACGCGACGATCTTCGCCACGGTCGGCCCGGACTCCGCCGGGGCGGTCCCGCCGGCCACCGACGAGCCGCGCCTGAGCGTCGGCTTCGCGATGAGCGAGGTGCTGCTGCCCGAGGACATCGGCCGCACCCCGATGATCGAGAAGGTCGCCGCAGCGGTCACCGCGGCCATGGCGCGGGCCGGGATCAGCGACGTCGCCGACGTGCACTACGTGCAGACCAAGACGCCGCTGCTGACCATCCACACCATCCGGGACGCCAAGAGCCGCGGCAAGACGGTGTGGACTGAGCACACCCACGAGTCGATGGACCTCTCCAACGGCGCCACCGCGCTCGGGGTCGCGGTCGCGCTCGGCGAGATCGAGATGCCGACCGACGCCGAGGTGATGCACGACCGCAGCCTCTACTCCTCGGTCGCCTCCTGCTCCAGCGGCGTGGAGCTCGATCGCGCGCAGGTCGTCGTGGTCGGCAACGCCCGCGGCATCGGCGGCCGCTACCGGATCGGGCACTCGGTGATGCGGGACGCCCTCGACGCCGACGGCATCTGGTCGGCGATCCGCGACGCCGGCCTGGACCTGCCGGACCGGCCGCACCCGAGCGACCTCGCCGGGCGGCTGGTCAACGTGTTCCTCAAGTGCGAGGTCAGCCAGGACGGCACCGTGCACGGGCGCCGCAACGCGATGCTCGACGACTCCGACGTGCACTGGCACCGGCAGATCAAGGCGTGCGTCGGCGGGGTCACCGCCGCGGTCACCGGGGACCCGGCGGCGTTCGTGTCGGTCTCCGCCGCGCACCAGGGCCCCGACGGCGGCGGCCCGGTCGCCGCGATCGTCGACCTGGGCCCGGAGCCGACGGGCTACGTGCCGCCGGAGCAGGGCAGCCGCTAGAGGGTGCGGATCCCCCAGGACGAGGAGTGCTCGCAGCCCTCCTCGCCGGCCGGGGCCAGCACCACGAGGTCCTCGCCGCTCGCGAACGCGTTGGGCGGGGAGGTCATCGGCTCCACCGCGACCGAGCGCCGGGCCTGCGCCGCCGGCAGGTCGTCGCCGGTGTAGACCTGGATCCAGGAGTGCCGTCGGTCCATCCACAGCGCGACGCCACGGTCCGCGGACGGGTTGCGCAGGTGCACCTCGACGGTGCCGTCGTCGGCGCGCTGCAGGTCGGTGAAGGCGGTGTCGAGGCTGACCCCGCGCAGGGGCCGCAGCACCCGGAAGTCGGCGGCGGTGCCGTCGACCGGCCGGCGTTCGACGGGGTTCTTCCGGTCGTCCACGGCCAGCTGGGTCGAGGCCGGCAGCAGCAGCTCCCAGCCGTCGATGCCGTCCGCGCCCACGGTCAGGTAGGGGTGGGCTCCCTGCGCGAACGGCGCCGCCGAGGCGGAGAGGTTCGTCGCGGTCACGGTCACGGTGAGCCCGTCGGCGGAGATGTCGTAGGACGCGTGCAGGTCGACCGTCCACGGGTAGCCGCTCTGCGCCATCAACCGGTAGACCAGCGACACCGAGTGCGCGGACTGCTCCTCGGGGGTCCAGGCCGCCCACCGGGTCAGGCCGTGGCTGGCGTTGCGTCGGGACACCTCGCTCAGCGGCAGCTGGAGCTCGCGGCCGTCCGGCCGGGGGAAGGCGTAGCGGCCGTCGCGGATCCGGTTCGGCCACGGCAGCAGCAGCTGGCCGCGGCCGGCGGTCGCGTGGTCGTCCTCCGCGAAGCCGTCCATCAGGGGTACGCCGTCGTGCTCGAGCAGCCGGAGGCCCGCTCCGCACTCGGTCACCACGGCGCGGTACCCCCCGCCCCTGATCTCGTACTGATCACCGCTCGGCGCGACCACAGGACCTCCTCGTTCGTCGGAGGTCAGCCTCCCACGGCCCGGCGCGGAAAACCGGGGAGCACTCAGGTCCGCACCGCCAGGTCGGCGCGCTCCTGGGTCCGCTCGGCCGCGAACAGTGCGCGCTCCTGAGCCATCCACGCCTCCCACTGCTGCCGCAGGTGCGACCCGTCGCGGGTCAACCCGCGCTGCAGGCGGGTGGCGTCGTCGGCCTCGACCCACACCAGCACGGTGATCGCGTCGTCGTACGCCGCCGCGCCCGCGCCGCAGCCCTCGAGGACCAGCAGCCCGGTCGGCGGCACCCGCACCCACCCGGCCGGCGCGGCCGCCGCCCAGTCGTAGCGGCGGTAGCCGCCGGGGCGGCCCTCGGCGAGCGGGGCGACCAGGTGCTCGGCCACCTGCTCGACGCCGGCCCGCAGCCCCTCCCAGCCGGGGTACAGGTCGTCGAGGTGCACCACCCGGACGCCGGCCGCCGCCTCCGGCGTGGAGCCCCAGGCCCGCGCCACCGCCCCGGCCAGCGTGGTCTTCCCGGAGCCGGCCGGTCCGTCGATGCAGACCAGCCGGCCGCCGGCGAGGGTGGCGGCCGACTCCCGGGCGAGCCGGACGATCTCGTCGGCCGCCCGTCGCACCTGCGCGGCCGGGTCGCTCACCAGGACTGTCCGCAGCCGCGGTAGCTGGGCACCGACTCCTCGACGACGTCCCCGCGGACGAGGTGCACCTGCTGCACGTGCTCGAAGAGCTCGCCGGACTTGGCGTGCCGGAACCAGACCCGGTCCCCGACGCTCAGCCGGTCCGCGGCGGCGCCGACCAGCGGGGTCTGCACCTCGCCGGCGCCCTCGAGACCGGTGAGCCGCAGGCCCGGGGGCGCCCAGGGGAGCGGGAGCCGGTCGCGGCCCGCGGCCCCGGAGGCGACCAGGCCGCCGCCGGCCACGGTGACGCAGCCGGCGCGGGGCCGGCGGACCACCGGCACCCCGAAGAAGGCCGCCGGGCGCGGCCGGAAGGCGCGGTAGCCGTCGAAGAGCGCCGGCCCCAGCAGCCCCGACCCGGCCGAGACCTCGGTGACCACCGGGTCGGCGGCCGAGGTCTCCAGGCTGCCGGTGCCGCCGGCGTTCCACAGTCCTGGGCCGTCGGGGCCGACCAGCCGGTGCAGGGCCGCGGCGAGCTCGCGGCGGCGGCGACGCAGCTGCCGCACCGAGGCGGTCTTGACGGCCCGGACGGCGGTCGACCGGGCCGGGTCGCCGCCGTCGTCCGGGACCCCTGCGACCTGGCCCT
The DNA window shown above is from Nocardioides mesophilus and carries:
- a CDS encoding aldose 1-epimerase family protein, with translation MVAPSGDQYEIRGGGYRAVVTECGAGLRLLEHDGVPLMDGFAEDDHATAGRGQLLLPWPNRIRDGRYAFPRPDGRELQLPLSEVSRRNASHGLTRWAAWTPEEQSAHSVSLVYRLMAQSGYPWTVDLHASYDISADGLTVTVTATNLSASAAPFAQGAHPYLTVGADGIDGWELLLPASTQLAVDDRKNPVERRPVDGTAADFRVLRPLRGVSLDTAFTDLQRADDGTVEVHLRNPSADRGVALWMDRRHSWIQVYTGDDLPAAQARRSVAVEPMTSPPNAFASGEDLVVLAPAGEEGCEHSSSWGIRTL
- a CDS encoding 4-amino-4-deoxy-L-arabinose transferase, which produces MSDPAAQVRRAADEIVRLARESAATLAGGRLVCIDGPAGSGKTTLAGAVARAWGSTPEAAAGVRVVHLDDLYPGWEGLRAGVEQVAEHLVAPLAEGRPGGYRRYDWAAAAPAGWVRVPPTGLLVLEGCGAGAAAYDDAITVLVWVEADDATRLQRGLTRDGSHLRQQWEAWMAQERALFAAERTQERADLAVRT
- a CDS encoding alanine racemase gives rise to the protein MSADSGGAVARHRLATRLDRAVAGLPEPPPAPVAVVDLDAFDANAADLVRRAAGTPVRVATKSLRVPGLVTRALATPGFTGVLSYTLREALWLVHHGVSDDVLVGYPTVDEAALRELTVDDRARAAVTLMVDDVAHLDLVDRARVSGRPVRVALDVDAGLRWRTGPHLGLRRSPLREPADVVSLARAVLERPGFELAGVMTYEGQVAGVPDDGGDPARSTAVRAVKTASVRQLRRRRRELAAALHRLVGPDGPGLWNAGGTGSLETSAADPVVTEVSAGSGLLGPALFDGYRAFRPRPAAFFGVPVVRRPRAGCVTVAGGGLVASGAAGRDRLPLPWAPPGLRLTGLEGAGEVQTPLVGAAADRLSVGDRVWFRHAKSGELFEHVQQVHLVRGDVVEESVPSYRGCGQSW
- a CDS encoding ring-opening amidohydrolase; this encodes MPEPVEVRKVPLLSVSDASGLADLIDRGVLEADRVVAVIGKTEGNGGVNDYTRILADRAFREVLVDRGSRTAEEVAEVPIVWSGGTDGVLSPHATIFATVGPDSAGAVPPATDEPRLSVGFAMSEVLLPEDIGRTPMIEKVAAAVTAAMARAGISDVADVHYVQTKTPLLTIHTIRDAKSRGKTVWTEHTHESMDLSNGATALGVAVALGEIEMPTDAEVMHDRSLYSSVASCSSGVELDRAQVVVVGNARGIGGRYRIGHSVMRDALDADGIWSAIRDAGLDLPDRPHPSDLAGRLVNVFLKCEVSQDGTVHGRRNAMLDDSDVHWHRQIKACVGGVTAAVTGDPAAFVSVSAAHQGPDGGGPVAAIVDLGPEPTGYVPPEQGSR
- a CDS encoding carbamate kinase, encoding MASLSPGAYPAERRATHDPALRREELLAMRVLLALGGNAMTGPDGSARPEEQVAAATVAMAAVAELLARPDGGWEVVLTHGNGPQVGNLLVKNELAAAVVPPVPLDWCGAQTQATLGLILMNALEHELDRRGLRRRTATVVTRTRVDAHDPGFAHPSKPIGRFLRPDDAAVLVEHGETWQDRGPKGWRRVVACPEPLEILDAAAVHTLLEAGFVVVANGGGGIPVVRDDDGVHGVEAVIDKDLGAALLARSVRADVLVIATDVPHALLAFGTPQAQPVGRVGCGRLRALAAEGHFASGSMGPKVEAACRFVEQGGRYAVITDLAHIVEAAAGRCGTVVVPDDGAAPSAAVQSTSRGDAHA